In Helianthus annuus cultivar XRQ/B chromosome 9, HanXRQr2.0-SUNRISE, whole genome shotgun sequence, the following are encoded in one genomic region:
- the LOC110879611 gene encoding cytochrome P450 83B1 isoform X2, protein MSLLLLLLFLPLLSLIYLLPKIILNKSRFNPPGPLGLPLIGNLHQIEQSSLHTSLWNLSKSYGPIVSLRFGFIPVIVVSSASLAKEVMKTQDLIFCSRPSLVGQQKVSYHGLEVIFSPYNDYWKEMRKIFMLHLLGPKRVQSFRHIREDEVTTAMKKIHELALSSKEVNLSEMMKSVASTIMMRVGFGKTYQDGHDRTEVLHRLTEVQAMMADFFASDLWPGLPFVGLVDRLSGKTKRLDECFRYFDLFYQSLIDEHLKPENTKSREGEEDFVDILLRLKQDQLFNLTHDHIKAMLMDVLVAGTDTSSATVVWAMTALIKNPKVMKKVQEEVRNVVGKKSKVDEDDLPKLIYMKAVVKEIWRLYPTVPLLVPRETTKETTLNGYKIKQKTLVFINTLAIGRDPKSWDSPEEFLPERFLGSDIDFKGNDFELTPFGAGRRICPGMTMGVVTVDLLLANLLYLFDWSLPDGIKKEDIDLEVMPGITMHKRNELCLLPHVYL, encoded by the exons ATGTcactacttcttcttcttctgtttCTTCCCCTCTTATCTCTCATCTACCTTCTTCCCAAAATCATCCTAAACAAATCAAGATTCAATCCACCAGGCCCTCTTGGACTACCTTTAATCGGTAACTTGCACCAAATCGAACAATCAAGTCTCCATACTTCCCTATGGAATCTATCCAAATCATATGGTCCAATAGTATCCCTCCGGTTCGGTTTCATCCCGGTTATTGTTGTATCTTCAGCAAGTTTAGCGAAAGAAGTAATGAAAACCCAAGATCTTATATTTTGCAGTAGGCCTTCATTAGTTGGCCAGCAAAAGGTATCTTACCATGGGCTCGAAGTCATATTTTCACCCTACAATGACTACTGGAAAGAGATGagaaagatttttatgcttcatTTGTTAGGCCCTAAACGAGTTCAATCTTTTCGCCATATTCGTGAAGATGAAGTCACAACTGCCATGAAGAAGATCCATGAGTTGGCTCTTTCGTCTAAGGAGGTAAACTTGAGTGAAATGATGAAGAGTGTAGCGAGTACTATTATGATGAGAGTTGGTTTTGGCAAGACGTACCAAGATGGGCATGACAGAACGGAAGTTCTTCATCGATTAACCGAAGTTCAGGCGATGATGGCGGATTTTTTTGCTTCAGATCTTTGGCCGGGTTTGCCTTTTGTGGGTTTGGTTGATAGGTTATCGGGCAAGACGAAACGACTAGATGAATGTTTTCGATATTTTGATTTGTTTTACCAGAGTCTCATTGATGAACACCTCAAGCCTGAAAACACCAAGTCACGGGAGGGAGAAGAGGATTTTGTTGACATTTTACTACGGCTCAAGCAAGATCAACTCTTCAACCTCACGCACGATCACATTAAAGCCATGCTGATG GATGTACTTGTAGCTGGAACAGATACTAGTTCCGCTACAGTGGTTTGGGCGATGACTGCCTTAATAAAGAACCCTAAAGTAATGAAAAAAGTACAAGAAGAAGTGAGAAATGTTGTTGGAAAGAAGAGTAAAGTAGATGAGGATGATCTTCCAAAACTTATCTATATGAAGGCAGTAGTAAAAGAAATCTGGAGGTTATATCCTACTGTTCCTCTTCTAGTACCTCGAGAAACAACAAAAGAAACCACCCTAAATGGAtataaaattaaacaaaaaaCCTTAGTTTTCATCAATACATTAGCTATAGGAAGAGATCCTAAATCTTGGGATAGCCCGGAGGAGTTCTTGCCAGAGAGGTTTTTGGGTAGCGATATTGACTTTAAAGGGAACGACTTTGAGTTAACTCCATTTGGAGCCGGTAGGAGAATATGTCCTGGAATGACAATGGGAGTGGTTACGGTGGATCTTTTGCTTGCTAATCTTCTTTACTTGTTTGATTGGAGTTTACCTGATGGGATAAAGAAGGAAGATATAGACCTTGAGGTTATGCCAGGAATAACCATGCACAAGAGGAATGAACTTTGCCTTTTACCTCATGTATACTTGTAA